A section of the Chryseobacterium scophthalmum genome encodes:
- a CDS encoding YceI family protein, translating into MKNLLLLIITLSFSNAVSAQKYSTKTGKVTFEASVPLFEDVYAQDDNNIAVINADNGDFASVSSVKNFHFKVKLMEEHFNESYAESAKYPKTTFKGKIVNFDKTKLTASPQKYNIQGTLNFHGVDRAVNSSAAIYSKDGKIYMQGTFVARPADFKVTIPKMVMKKVAENVNVEYNYVMLKQ; encoded by the coding sequence ATGAAAAACCTACTATTATTAATTATCACGTTAAGTTTTTCGAATGCTGTTTCTGCTCAGAAATATTCAACCAAAACCGGCAAAGTAACTTTTGAAGCGTCGGTCCCTTTATTTGAAGATGTTTATGCGCAGGATGATAATAATATTGCTGTTATTAATGCAGATAACGGAGATTTTGCATCAGTTTCATCAGTGAAAAATTTCCATTTTAAAGTAAAATTAATGGAAGAACATTTTAATGAAAGTTATGCAGAATCTGCAAAATATCCGAAGACAACTTTTAAAGGTAAGATTGTCAACTTTGATAAAACAAAATTGACGGCATCACCTCAAAAATATAACATTCAGGGAACATTGAATTTTCACGGAGTTGATCGAGCAGTGAATTCGAGTGCTGCAATTTATTCTAAAGATGGAAAGATTTATATGCAGGGAACTTTTGTTGCAAGACCCGCAGATTTTAAGGTGACCATTCCTAAAATGGTCATGAAGAAAGTAGCAGAAAATGTAAATGTTGAATATAACTATGTAATGCTGAAACAATGA
- a CDS encoding ectonucleotide pyrophosphatase/phosphodiesterase, with protein sequence MKRGIQIVLLFFSLMIYAQNSPVDTAQIVVSDRINNAEAMQKPYVIMISADGFRYDYAKKYNAQNLLKYSNQGIQAKGMIPSYPSITFPNHWTLITGLYPSHHGLIDNFFYDYQRKEAYAMSNRQNAEDGSWYGGIPLWSLAEKQGTISASLQWVGSASDAGGMRPTYYYPYHEKFTPSEKVDKVINWLKLPEDKRPHFISLYFPEVDGAGHRFGPEAKETEVAVHLVDNAIGELVQKVNQLGLKNVNFIFVSDHGMIKVDGGNPLEIPQILFDKNRFDYYNSQTLLRVYVKNSDEVKKVYKELKANKTDDYEVYLDKKLPKYLHFATKDDRYNRIGQILLIPKAPKIFLERDKRTSVGKHGYNPKIVPEMKATFFAWGSDLNNNLVIDEFENINVYPLVAEILGLKITQPIDGKLKVLKETLKK encoded by the coding sequence ATGAAGCGAGGAATACAAATTGTACTGCTGTTTTTTTCTTTAATGATCTATGCTCAGAATAGCCCTGTCGATACGGCTCAAATTGTCGTTTCAGACCGAATAAATAATGCTGAAGCAATGCAAAAACCTTATGTCATCATGATTTCTGCAGATGGTTTCAGATATGATTATGCTAAAAAATACAATGCTCAAAATCTTTTGAAATATTCAAATCAAGGAATTCAGGCAAAAGGAATGATTCCAAGTTATCCAAGCATTACTTTCCCGAATCACTGGACATTAATTACCGGATTATATCCTTCTCATCATGGTTTAATAGACAATTTTTTCTACGATTATCAACGTAAAGAGGCTTACGCAATGAGCAATCGCCAAAACGCTGAAGACGGAAGTTGGTACGGTGGAATTCCGCTTTGGAGCTTGGCAGAAAAGCAAGGGACGATCAGTGCTTCTTTGCAATGGGTAGGTTCTGCAAGTGATGCAGGTGGAATGAGACCAACATATTATTATCCATATCACGAAAAATTTACGCCTTCAGAAAAAGTGGATAAAGTAATTAACTGGCTGAAACTTCCTGAAGATAAAAGACCGCACTTTATTTCATTATACTTTCCGGAAGTTGACGGTGCGGGACATCGTTTCGGACCTGAAGCTAAAGAAACAGAAGTAGCTGTTCATTTAGTCGATAATGCGATAGGAGAGTTGGTTCAGAAAGTAAATCAATTAGGTTTAAAAAATGTAAACTTTATTTTCGTTTCCGATCATGGAATGATAAAAGTTGACGGCGGAAATCCACTGGAAATTCCTCAAATACTTTTTGACAAAAATAGATTTGATTATTATAATTCTCAGACTTTATTAAGAGTTTATGTAAAAAATTCTGATGAGGTAAAGAAAGTTTACAAAGAATTAAAAGCCAATAAAACTGATGATTATGAAGTTTATCTGGATAAAAAATTACCAAAATATTTGCATTTTGCAACGAAAGACGATCGATACAATAGAATAGGGCAGATTTTATTAATCCCAAAAGCGCCAAAAATATTTTTAGAAAGAGATAAAAGAACTTCGGTAGGAAAACACGGTTACAACCCGAAAATCGTTCCAGAAATGAAAGCCACATTCTTCGCTTGGGGATCAGATCTTAATAACAACTTAGTAATTGATGAATTTGAAAATATCAATGTTTATCCATTAGTTGCTGAAATTTTAGGTTTAAAAATCACACAGCCGATCGATGGAAAATTGAAGGTTTTAAAAGAAACATTAAAGAAATAA
- a CDS encoding T9SS type A sorting domain-containing protein yields the protein MKKILLTFSIALANFAWAQFSTGTVTLSTGMTVKLDTSPTLATLTLTGPDTSYLGVGFGGTGTSGGMGTGVDGFIYNTNSTTTANLDYTFGGVGVAPSPDAVQDWTITSNTVASGTRTIVATRSLSGGTGDTAFTNAAGTMNIFFAKGSSTTLAYHGGGTGNRGYAVLTKAGTLGVNDVFAESKKVRLYPNPAKETVSFKNADKIQSVDIYESTGRKVKTIKIDGENINVSDLKSGNYYLEISLKDGSKSYQKLIKE from the coding sequence ATGAAAAAAATTTTACTGACATTTAGTATTGCTCTTGCCAATTTTGCTTGGGCACAGTTTTCGACAGGTACAGTTACTCTTTCTACTGGAATGACTGTGAAATTAGATACTTCTCCAACTTTAGCAACTTTAACGCTTACAGGACCCGATACTTCTTATTTGGGGGTAGGATTTGGAGGCACCGGAACAAGTGGCGGTATGGGAACCGGAGTAGACGGGTTTATTTATAATACAAATTCAACTACAACAGCAAACTTAGATTATACTTTTGGTGGCGTAGGAGTAGCGCCAAGTCCAGATGCTGTACAAGATTGGACGATAACTTCTAATACCGTTGCTTCAGGAACCAGAACAATTGTAGCAACACGTTCTCTTTCCGGTGGAACAGGAGATACAGCCTTTACCAATGCAGCAGGAACTATGAATATCTTTTTTGCAAAAGGTTCTTCCACAACTTTAGCTTATCATGGCGGAGGAACAGGAAACAGAGGATATGCAGTGTTAACAAAAGCGGGAACTTTAGGAGTGAATGATGTTTTTGCTGAAAGTAAAAAAGTTCGTCTCTATCCTAATCCAGCAAAGGAAACTGTATCTTTCAAAAATGCTGATAAAATACAATCAGTTGATATTTATGAATCTACAGGCAGAAAAGTAAAAACGATAAAAATCGATGGAGAAAACATTAATGTTTCTGATTTAAAATCTGGCAATTACTACCTTGAAATCAGCTTAAAAGATGGCTCTAAATCTTATCAAAAGCTAATTAAAGAATAA
- a CDS encoding GNAT family N-acetyltransferase: MEFKNLELVDLEELLLVFNTSFSDYVVPFHLSLEQLELKITLEKINMKLSVGVFESDKLQGFILQARKEENGKHIIYNAGTGINPEYRGKGLVRKMYDFILPVLKEKNADVLTLEVIERNNPAIRAYENLGFQIARKLLCFNGVIELKEKNTEVSIEEMDNFQWEVFQSFWDITPSWQNSNAILTDREKRYKILGAYKDQQLVGYAVYNPVARKVSQIAVDKNYRRQGIGTELFRIIEKLSGGQVVSVNNVDDTSENTSAFLEKRVGLKNWLSQFEMNREI, encoded by the coding sequence ATGGAATTTAAAAATCTTGAACTTGTTGATTTAGAAGAGCTTTTATTAGTATTTAATACTTCTTTCTCGGACTATGTAGTTCCTTTTCATTTGTCATTAGAACAATTAGAATTAAAAATAACATTAGAGAAAATCAATATGAAATTGTCTGTCGGTGTTTTTGAATCTGATAAACTGCAGGGATTTATCCTTCAGGCCCGGAAAGAAGAAAACGGTAAACATATTATTTATAATGCAGGAACAGGAATCAATCCAGAATACAGAGGAAAAGGACTTGTCAGAAAAATGTACGATTTCATACTTCCTGTATTAAAAGAAAAAAACGCAGATGTGCTTACTCTTGAAGTCATCGAAAGAAATAATCCAGCCATTAGAGCTTATGAAAATCTAGGCTTTCAAATCGCTAGAAAACTACTTTGTTTCAACGGAGTTATTGAGCTTAAAGAAAAAAATACAGAAGTATCTATAGAAGAAATGGATAACTTTCAATGGGAAGTATTTCAATCTTTTTGGGATATTACGCCGTCGTGGCAGAATTCTAACGCGATACTTACTGATAGGGAAAAGAGATACAAAATCCTGGGAGCTTACAAAGATCAACAACTTGTAGGATATGCTGTTTACAACCCTGTTGCAAGGAAAGTGTCTCAGATTGCTGTTGATAAAAATTACAGAAGACAAGGAATTGGAACAGAACTTTTCAGAATTATTGAAAAATTAAGTGGTGGACAAGTTGTATCTGTGAATAATGTAGATGATACTTCAGAAAATACTTCAGCATTTTTAGAAAAAAGAGTTGGACTTAAAAACTGGCTCTCTCAGTTTGAAATGAATAGGGAGATTTAA
- the rpoC gene encoding DNA-directed RNA polymerase subunit beta' encodes MSNKNKSSRFNKITIGLASPESILQDSRGEVLKPETINYRTHKPERDGLFCEKIFGPIKDYECACGKYKRIRYKGIVCDRCGVEVTEKKVRRERIGHIGLVVPIAHIWYFRSLPNKIGYLLGIPSKKLDMIIYYERYVVIQQGIAKKLDGADFDHMEFLTEEEYLDIMETLPVENQYLDDSDPNKFIAKMGAEAVEELLKRIDLDALSFDLRHKAHNEGSKQRRTEALKRLNVVEALRGANTRMINRPEWMIMRVLPVIPPELRPLVPLDGGRFATSDLNDLYRRVIIRNNRLKRLLEIKAPEVILRNEKRMLQESVDSLFDNTRKSSAVKSESNRPLKSLSDSLKGKQGRFRQNLLGKRVDYSARSVIVVGPNLQLHECGIPKDMAAELYKPFIIRKLIERGIVKTVKSAKRIIDRKEPVVYDILENVMKGHPVLLNRAPTLHRLGIQAFQPKMIEGKAIQLHPLVTTAFNADFDGDQMAVHLPLGPEAILEAQLLMLGSQNILNPANGSPITVPSQDMVLGLYFMTKELSSTETMKVKGEGLAFYSPEEAEIAYAEGRVSLNAKVRCRLPIKEDGVITTKLTETSVGRILFNQIVPKQSGYINELLTKKSLRNVIGKILADTDFPTTVKFLDAMKDLGYSNAFKGGLSFSLGDIVVPVEKKQMIATSIETVDEIRANYNMGLITDTERYNQVIDVWTNTNAGLTEMIMSRMKTDQGGFNSVYMMLDSGARGSKEQIRQLSGMRGLMAKPQKAGSTGAEIIENPILANFKEGLSILEYFISTHGARKGLADTALKTADAGYLTRRLVDVAQDVIVTQDDCGTLRGTEVTALKKNDEIVEKISERILGRVSLHNVYDPETDEMIVVADQVITEKLAKRIEEAGLEAVEVRSPLTCETKKGICAKCYGRNLATGKMIHMGEAVGVIAAQSIGEPGTQLTLRTFHQGGVSTNVSENPSIIARRDGIVELDEVRTITSEDENGNTAEVVVSRTTEFRLVADNETRTPLMVANVPYGAILAVKPGDKVSKGDTICRWDPYNAVIIAETSGKVEYEDIIQGISFQLEIDEQTGFEEKVISESRNKKAVPTLKVVDSKGVEQKGYNLPVGAHLMVNDGEKIKAGKVLIKIPRKAAKTGDITGGLPRVTELFEARNPSNPAVVTEIDGVVSYGKIKRGNRELIVEAKTGERKIYLVKLSNQILVQENDFVRAGSPLSDGSVTPDDILKIKGPTAVQEYLVNEIQEVYRLQGVKIDDKHFEIIVRQMMTKVSIVDGGDTQFLEAALEHKFDFLEENNRVFGLKVVTEAGDSKEFRPGQMITARELRDENSKLKREDQALVEVREALPATATPVLQGITRAALQTKSFMSAASFQETTKVLNEAAVAGKVDSLNGLKENVIVGHRIPAGTGLKEYQNVIVGSKKEFEDLN; translated from the coding sequence ATGTCAAATAAAAATAAATCAAGTAGATTTAATAAAATAACCATCGGTTTAGCTTCACCAGAGTCTATTTTACAGGACTCAAGAGGGGAAGTTCTTAAGCCGGAAACTATTAACTACAGAACGCACAAGCCTGAAAGAGACGGTTTGTTCTGTGAAAAAATCTTCGGTCCTATTAAAGATTACGAATGTGCTTGTGGTAAATACAAGAGAATTCGTTACAAAGGGATCGTTTGTGACCGTTGTGGTGTAGAGGTTACGGAGAAAAAAGTACGTAGAGAAAGAATCGGACATATTGGTTTGGTTGTTCCTATTGCGCACATTTGGTATTTCCGTTCTTTACCAAACAAAATCGGTTACCTTTTAGGTATTCCTTCCAAGAAATTGGATATGATTATCTATTACGAAAGATATGTGGTAATTCAACAAGGTATTGCTAAGAAATTAGACGGTGCTGATTTTGATCACATGGAATTCCTTACAGAAGAAGAATACCTTGATATTATGGAAACTCTTCCTGTAGAAAACCAGTATCTTGATGATTCAGATCCAAACAAATTCATCGCTAAAATGGGTGCTGAAGCTGTTGAGGAACTATTAAAAAGAATCGATCTTGATGCATTGTCTTTCGACTTGAGACACAAAGCTCACAATGAAGGTTCTAAGCAAAGAAGAACTGAAGCTCTGAAAAGATTGAACGTTGTAGAAGCATTGAGAGGTGCTAATACAAGAATGATCAACAGACCAGAGTGGATGATTATGCGTGTGCTTCCTGTAATTCCACCAGAATTAAGACCATTAGTTCCATTGGATGGAGGACGTTTTGCAACTTCTGACTTAAATGACCTTTATAGAAGAGTTATCATCAGAAACAACCGTTTGAAGAGATTATTGGAGATCAAAGCTCCTGAAGTAATCTTGAGAAACGAGAAGCGTATGCTTCAGGAATCTGTAGATTCATTATTCGATAATACAAGAAAATCTTCTGCAGTAAAATCTGAATCAAACAGACCATTGAAATCACTTTCAGATTCATTGAAAGGTAAGCAAGGTCGTTTCCGTCAGAACTTACTTGGGAAAAGGGTAGATTACTCGGCGCGTTCGGTAATTGTTGTAGGTCCAAACTTACAGCTTCACGAATGTGGTATTCCTAAAGATATGGCAGCTGAATTGTACAAACCATTTATCATTAGAAAACTAATTGAAAGAGGGATTGTAAAAACAGTAAAATCTGCAAAGAGAATTATTGACAGAAAAGAACCAGTAGTTTATGATATCCTAGAAAACGTGATGAAAGGTCACCCTGTTTTACTAAACAGAGCACCTACGCTTCACAGACTGGGTATTCAGGCTTTCCAACCTAAGATGATCGAAGGTAAGGCAATCCAATTACACCCGTTAGTAACAACAGCATTCAACGCCGATTTCGATGGTGACCAGATGGCGGTACACTTACCGTTAGGACCAGAAGCGATCCTTGAAGCTCAGTTATTGATGTTAGGTTCTCAAAATATCTTGAACCCTGCAAACGGATCTCCAATTACAGTACCATCTCAAGACATGGTTCTTGGTCTTTATTTCATGACCAAAGAATTGAGCTCTACCGAGACAATGAAAGTAAAAGGTGAAGGTCTTGCATTCTACTCTCCGGAAGAAGCGGAAATCGCTTATGCTGAAGGTAGAGTTTCATTGAACGCTAAAGTAAGATGTAGACTTCCTATTAAAGAAGATGGAGTAATCACTACGAAATTAACTGAAACTTCTGTAGGTAGAATCTTATTCAACCAGATCGTTCCTAAGCAGTCAGGATATATTAATGAGCTTCTTACTAAGAAATCATTAAGAAATGTTATCGGTAAAATTCTTGCTGATACAGATTTCCCTACAACGGTGAAGTTCTTGGATGCAATGAAAGACTTAGGTTACTCAAACGCATTCAAAGGAGGTCTTTCGTTTTCATTAGGGGATATCGTAGTTCCTGTTGAGAAAAAACAGATGATTGCTACTTCTATTGAAACTGTAGACGAAATTAGAGCCAACTATAACATGGGTCTAATTACTGATACTGAAAGATATAACCAGGTAATCGACGTTTGGACAAACACCAACGCTGGATTAACTGAAATGATCATGAGCAGAATGAAAACTGACCAAGGTGGTTTCAACTCTGTATACATGATGCTTGACTCTGGAGCAAGGGGTTCTAAGGAACAGATTCGTCAGTTATCAGGGATGAGAGGTTTGATGGCAAAACCGCAAAAAGCTGGTTCTACTGGTGCGGAAATTATCGAAAACCCGATTCTTGCAAACTTTAAAGAAGGTCTTTCCATCTTAGAATACTTTATCTCTACTCACGGTGCTCGTAAAGGTCTTGCGGATACCGCTCTTAAGACTGCCGATGCGGGTTACTTAACGAGAAGATTGGTAGACGTTGCACAAGACGTTATTGTTACACAAGACGATTGTGGAACTTTAAGAGGTACAGAAGTTACTGCACTTAAGAAAAACGACGAGATTGTTGAAAAAATCTCTGAAAGAATCTTAGGTAGAGTTTCTTTACACAATGTGTACGATCCAGAAACTGACGAAATGATTGTTGTAGCTGATCAGGTAATTACTGAGAAGTTGGCTAAGAGAATTGAAGAAGCTGGATTAGAAGCTGTTGAAGTACGTTCACCACTTACTTGTGAAACTAAAAAAGGAATCTGTGCTAAATGTTACGGTAGAAACTTAGCAACAGGTAAGATGATCCATATGGGTGAAGCTGTAGGGGTTATTGCTGCACAATCAATTGGGGAACCAGGAACTCAGCTTACGTTGAGAACTTTCCACCAAGGGGGTGTATCTACAAACGTTTCAGAAAACCCATCAATTATTGCTAGAAGAGATGGTATCGTAGAATTGGATGAGGTAAGAACAATTACTTCTGAAGACGAAAACGGTAACACTGCGGAAGTAGTAGTTTCTCGTACAACAGAATTTAGATTGGTTGCTGATAACGAAACAAGAACTCCATTGATGGTTGCTAACGTACCTTATGGTGCTATATTAGCTGTAAAACCAGGTGATAAAGTAAGCAAAGGAGATACAATCTGTAGATGGGATCCGTATAACGCGGTAATTATTGCAGAAACTTCAGGTAAGGTAGAATACGAAGATATTATTCAAGGTATTTCATTCCAACTTGAAATTGACGAACAAACAGGATTTGAAGAGAAAGTAATCTCTGAATCTAGAAATAAGAAAGCCGTACCTACTTTGAAAGTGGTAGATTCTAAAGGTGTTGAACAGAAAGGTTACAACTTACCGGTAGGAGCCCACTTAATGGTAAACGATGGTGAAAAAATTAAGGCTGGTAAAGTCTTAATCAAGATCCCAAGAAAAGCTGCAAAGACAGGGGATATCACCGGAGGTCTTCCGAGAGTTACCGAATTATTCGAAGCGAGAAACCCTTCAAACCCAGCGGTTGTTACAGAAATCGACGGGGTAGTTTCTTACGGAAAAATCAAGAGAGGTAACCGAGAATTGATCGTTGAAGCTAAAACTGGTGAGAGAAAAATTTATTTAGTTAAATTATCAAACCAAATCTTAGTACAGGAGAATGACTTCGTAAGAGCTGGTTCGCCACTTTCTGACGGTTCAGTTACTCCAGACGATATCTTGAAGATCAAAGGACCAACTGCGGTTCAGGAATATTTAGTAAATGAAATTCAGGAAGTTTACCGTCTACAAGGGGTAAAAATCGACGATAAGCACTTTGAAATCATCGTAAGACAGATGATGACAAAAGTATCAATCGTTGACGGAGGTGATACTCAGTTCCTTGAAGCTGCTTTAGAGCATAAGTTTGATTTCTTAGAAGAAAACAATAGAGTATTTGGTCTTAAAGTGGTTACTGAAGCTGGAGATTCTAAAGAATTCAGACCAGGACAAATGATTACTGCAAGAGAACTAAGAGACGAAAACTCTAAGTTGAAGCGTGAAGATCAGGCTCTAGTTGAAGTAAGAGAAGCTTTACCTGCTACTGCAACACCAGTATTGCAAGGTATTACAAGAGCCGCTCTACAAACTAAGTCATTCATGTCTGCAGCATCATTCCAGGAAACAACTAAAGTTCTAAACGAAGCAGCAGTTGCTGGTAAAGTAGACAGTTTGAATGGTCTTAAAGAAAATGTAATTGTAGGACACAGAATCCCTGCAGGTACAGGTCTTAAAGAGTATCAAAATGTAATTGTGGGTTCTAAGAAAGAATTCGAAGACCTTAACTAA
- a CDS encoding DUF5777 family beta-barrel protein yields MTKTLLFLSIFASGFAFAQEDLLKDIDTIQTKNTENSPPAFKALQIVTGQSTKLTAKNEWYIVIAHRFGDVSKGFKDFFGLDDASTKLGVIYGVTDNISLSLSRETNLKTFEGGAKYKLIKQSENFPVDIVGYNVMAVNTDLSKDNYPHLQFGDRLSYLTQALISRRFNENFSLQLTPSYVHKNLYEPMIEDKNQFLAGLGGRYKISKRISINAEYFVNFDNHSFYKNPLSLGMDIETGGHVFQLLFTNSQLNSDIGYLTNASGKWEKGQIFFGFNLYRVF; encoded by the coding sequence ATGACAAAAACTCTCCTTTTTTTGTCAATATTTGCTTCAGGTTTTGCTTTTGCTCAGGAAGACCTTTTGAAGGATATTGACACCATTCAAACAAAAAACACAGAAAATTCGCCACCGGCTTTTAAGGCGCTCCAGATTGTTACGGGGCAGTCTACAAAACTTACCGCAAAAAACGAGTGGTACATTGTAATTGCGCACCGTTTTGGAGATGTAAGCAAAGGGTTTAAAGACTTCTTCGGATTAGATGATGCTTCTACAAAGCTAGGTGTTATTTATGGCGTTACAGATAATATTTCATTGAGTCTTTCGCGAGAAACCAATCTCAAAACTTTTGAAGGTGGTGCGAAATACAAGTTAATTAAGCAAAGTGAAAACTTTCCGGTAGATATTGTTGGCTATAATGTGATGGCAGTAAATACAGACCTCAGCAAAGACAATTATCCTCATCTTCAATTTGGAGATCGACTTTCTTATCTTACTCAGGCATTAATTTCTAGAAGGTTTAATGAAAATTTTTCTCTGCAGTTAACACCTTCTTATGTTCACAAAAACCTTTATGAACCGATGATTGAAGACAAAAATCAGTTCTTAGCAGGTTTAGGCGGGCGTTATAAAATTTCGAAAAGAATATCGATCAACGCTGAGTATTTTGTGAATTTTGATAATCACAGTTTTTATAAAAATCCACTTTCTTTAGGGATGGATATAGAAACTGGGGGACACGTGTTCCAGCTTTTATTTACCAATTCCCAGTTGAATTCAGATATTGGTTATCTCACAAACGCTTCCGGAAAATGGGAGAAAGGTCAGATTTTCTTTGGGTTTAATCTTTATAGAGTTTTTTAG
- a CDS encoding ankyrin repeat domain-containing protein has translation MKKIFFILSFILSFTLMSAQEKARSIFDIARSGTVAEVKELMKQNPDVINQTNENGFSPLILACYRNNVEVAKFLIDNVKDVNYKSQEGTALAGLSVKYNKDLVEHLLKKNANPNIADSSGSTPLFWAVKFGNKELAELLLKHKADKSIKDSQGMTPFEYALQTNNKDLINLLKN, from the coding sequence ATGAAAAAAATATTTTTTATCCTAAGTTTCATTCTGAGCTTTACGTTAATGTCGGCTCAGGAAAAAGCAAGATCTATTTTTGATATTGCCAGAAGTGGAACTGTAGCTGAAGTAAAAGAATTGATGAAGCAGAATCCCGATGTGATCAATCAAACCAATGAAAATGGTTTTTCACCGTTGATTTTAGCTTGTTATAGAAACAATGTAGAAGTAGCAAAATTTCTTATTGACAATGTGAAAGATGTTAATTATAAAAGTCAGGAAGGAACTGCACTTGCAGGGCTTTCTGTGAAATATAATAAAGACTTGGTGGAACATTTATTAAAGAAAAATGCCAACCCGAATATTGCAGATTCTTCAGGATCTACCCCTTTATTTTGGGCAGTAAAATTCGGTAATAAAGAATTGGCAGAGTTGCTGCTGAAGCACAAAGCCGATAAATCAATAAAAGATTCACAAGGAATGACTCCTTTTGAATATGCTTTACAAACAAACAATAAAGACCTTATCAATTTATTAAAAAATTAA
- a CDS encoding DUF3467 domain-containing protein, producing MDNQNQNNDPNNINIQLNEMVASGVYCNLALVNHSPSEFVVDFIQLMPGVQQANVRSRVILAPLHAKRVLAALQQNITNYEQQFGEIKEVEPFVLGGNNVNA from the coding sequence ATGGACAATCAAAATCAAAACAACGATCCAAACAACATCAACATCCAACTTAACGAGATGGTAGCTTCAGGAGTTTACTGTAACCTTGCTTTAGTAAACCATTCTCCATCTGAGTTTGTAGTAGATTTCATCCAGCTTATGCCGGGTGTACAGCAAGCTAACGTGAGATCAAGAGTAATCTTGGCTCCGCTTCATGCTAAGAGAGTTTTAGCTGCACTTCAGCAAAACATCACAAACTACGAGCAACAATTCGGAGAAATCAAAGAAGTTGAGCCTTTCGTATTAGGAGGAAACAACGTTAACGCTTAA
- a CDS encoding Crp/Fnr family transcriptional regulator, with product MKDEQFIFERFGFLGNDFLEEIQKHSSRIKIKGKTEILAEGNKIKNIPFVITGSLKVYALNDGRELIYNYIRSGETCLMSFSTIFNDFVSRVYVVSEEDTEALLIPATILLDWLIKYPQINKLFYYEFDLRFTDIMKMVNDAVFHKLDKRVLNYIKQQIIISGNNPIKLTHKEIANNLGTSREVVSRVLKKVENEGEITQTKEGIKMLVSENVRLS from the coding sequence ATGAAAGATGAACAATTTATTTTCGAAAGATTCGGATTTCTCGGAAATGACTTTTTAGAAGAAATCCAGAAACATTCTTCCAGGATTAAAATAAAAGGAAAAACCGAGATTCTTGCAGAAGGAAATAAGATAAAAAATATTCCTTTTGTAATAACCGGAAGCTTAAAAGTATATGCTTTAAATGACGGAAGAGAGCTTATTTATAATTATATAAGATCCGGAGAAACCTGTCTAATGAGTTTTTCTACGATTTTTAATGACTTTGTAAGCAGAGTGTATGTTGTTTCAGAAGAAGATACAGAGGCACTCTTGATACCCGCAACCATTTTACTTGACTGGCTGATCAAATATCCACAAATTAATAAGCTTTTTTACTACGAATTTGATCTTCGTTTTACAGACATTATGAAAATGGTAAACGATGCGGTTTTTCATAAACTGGATAAAAGAGTTTTAAATTATATCAAACAACAAATTATTATTAGTGGGAACAATCCAATTAAGCTTACTCATAAAGAAATTGCCAACAATTTGGGGACGTCAAGAGAAGTTGTGAGCCGGGTTTTAAAAAAAGTGGAAAACGAAGGTGAAATTACCCAAACTAAAGAAGGTATAAAAATGCTTGTAAGTGAGAATGTTAGATTGAGCTAA